In the Peptoclostridium acidaminophilum DSM 3953 genome, one interval contains:
- a CDS encoding adenine phosphoribosyltransferase encodes MDLKEAIREVEGFPKEGINFKDITPLLKDGKAFRNAIDAIVNNIKNKDIDIVVGPEARGFLLGAPVAYAIGAGFVPVRKPGKLPWETESYDYDLEYGEDSLEIHKDAIHPGTKVAIVDDLLATGGTTKAVIELIEKLGGEVVAVEYLIELEFLNARELLKGYAVDSVIKYND; translated from the coding sequence TTGAAGGAGGCAATAAGAGAGGTAGAGGGTTTTCCGAAGGAAGGGATAAATTTCAAGGACATAACTCCCCTTCTAAAGGACGGGAAGGCTTTCAGGAATGCTATAGATGCAATTGTTAACAATATAAAGAACAAGGACATAGACATAGTTGTTGGCCCCGAGGCGAGAGGTTTTCTGCTTGGAGCGCCTGTGGCGTATGCTATAGGAGCCGGTTTTGTACCGGTAAGAAAGCCGGGCAAGCTTCCTTGGGAGACGGAGTCCTACGACTATGATCTTGAGTATGGGGAAGACAGCCTTGAAATACACAAGGACGCCATACATCCGGGGACCAAGGTGGCTATAGTTGACGATCTTTTGGCTACTGGCGGAACTACAAAGGCAGTCATAGAGCTTATTGAAAAGCTCGGCGGAGAGGTCGTGGCCGTCGAGTATCTGATAGAGCTTGAATTCCTGAATGCCAGGGAGTTGCTGAAAGGATACGCTGTAGATTCCGTGATTAAATACAACGACTGA